A portion of the Hyalangium minutum genome contains these proteins:
- a CDS encoding 1-acyl-sn-glycerol-3-phosphate acyltransferase gives MEVRPGDLEACDPEFQRRHAGWITKAVRTWFRADIQGMEHLPDGPFVGVGNHSGGVLIPDTLLWVGTYHTSGRKPPMVTLAHDGMFDAYPKRLASALAKLGAVRARKEIAAEALRRGFAVQVYPGGDHDACRPFSRRNEIVFAGRKGYVELAREAGVPIVPVVSVGAHEALVVLSDGASLAKRLGLDRRFRLKAFPITLCLPWGIWLGPLPGYLPLPAKMSLRVLPPISAEGGDIDAIDARVRASMQRAADELARRRRFPWIG, from the coding sequence GTGGAAGTGAGGCCCGGCGATCTGGAGGCGTGTGATCCGGAGTTCCAGCGGCGCCATGCCGGCTGGATCACGAAGGCCGTGCGCACGTGGTTCCGAGCGGACATCCAGGGAATGGAGCACCTGCCGGACGGTCCATTCGTGGGCGTCGGGAACCACAGCGGAGGGGTGCTGATTCCGGACACCCTGCTGTGGGTCGGCACGTACCACACGTCGGGGCGCAAGCCGCCGATGGTGACGCTGGCCCACGATGGGATGTTCGACGCGTACCCGAAGCGGCTCGCGAGCGCCCTGGCGAAGCTGGGGGCGGTACGGGCGCGCAAAGAGATCGCGGCCGAGGCGCTTCGGAGAGGCTTCGCCGTGCAGGTGTACCCGGGAGGCGACCACGACGCGTGCCGGCCTTTCTCGCGGAGGAACGAGATCGTCTTCGCGGGCCGCAAGGGCTACGTGGAACTGGCACGGGAGGCAGGAGTGCCGATCGTGCCCGTGGTGTCGGTGGGAGCGCACGAAGCCTTGGTGGTGCTCTCGGACGGGGCGTCGCTGGCGAAGCGGCTGGGCCTTGACCGCCGCTTCCGCCTGAAGGCGTTTCCGATCACGTTGTGCCTGCCGTGGGGAATCTGGCTGGGTCCCCTGCCCGGCTATCTGCCGCTGCCCGCGAAGATGAGCCTTCGGGTGTTGCCGCCAATCTCCGCCGAGGGTGGGGACATCGACGCGATTGACGCGCGTGTGCGAGCATCCATGCAACGCGCGGCTGACGAGCTGGCACGAAGGAGACGCTTCCCATGGATCGGATGA
- a CDS encoding SDR family NAD(P)-dependent oxidoreductase — protein MDPKPGGLKYRTALITGASGGIGRGLAAWFARREVKVFGAARRLEELEALARELQGQGELIPVRLDVADARATLETLRSIDDACGGLDLVVANAAVALETPGDAPSWDAVERILDVNVRGAAATLTAVADRMASRGRGHLVGMSSLGGGRGVPRHNTYSASKAFLTNFLEGLRIELAPRGVQVTTIHPGFVKTPGTAGNTFKMPFLLELDDAAERIGRAIVRGSAEFSFPWQTALMAKLVRMLPNALWDRAARSLGPGRE, from the coding sequence ATGGACCCAAAACCCGGAGGGCTCAAGTACAGGACGGCGCTCATCACCGGAGCCTCAGGAGGAATCGGGCGCGGGCTGGCCGCGTGGTTTGCTCGGCGCGAAGTGAAGGTCTTCGGTGCCGCTCGCCGCTTGGAGGAACTCGAAGCGCTCGCGCGAGAGCTCCAGGGACAGGGAGAGCTCATCCCGGTAAGGCTGGATGTGGCCGACGCCCGGGCGACCCTGGAGACCCTGCGATCGATCGACGATGCGTGTGGAGGGCTCGACCTCGTCGTGGCGAACGCGGCCGTGGCACTGGAGACTCCGGGAGACGCGCCCTCATGGGATGCGGTGGAGCGGATCCTCGACGTGAACGTCCGAGGGGCCGCCGCCACGCTCACCGCAGTGGCAGACCGGATGGCCTCACGCGGCCGTGGCCACCTGGTGGGCATGTCCTCCCTGGGTGGAGGACGCGGTGTCCCCCGGCACAACACCTACAGCGCGTCCAAGGCCTTCCTCACCAACTTCCTCGAAGGGCTGCGGATCGAGCTCGCGCCCCGAGGGGTTCAGGTGACCACCATCCATCCTGGCTTCGTGAAGACCCCCGGCACGGCGGGCAACACGTTCAAGATGCCGTTCCTGCTCGAGCTCGACGATGCGGCCGAGCGCATCGGCCGCGCCATCGTGCGAGGCTCGGCTGAGTTCTCGTTCCCCTGGCAGACGGCGCTGATGGCGAAGCTGGTGCGGATGCTCCCGAATGCGCTCTGGGATCGCGCCGCGAGGAGCCTGGGGCCTGGACGCGAGTAA
- a CDS encoding radical SAM protein: MDRMKVFRFDESLDVNTATESELGARLERLWDKAPELRPRPEMHDYQLTYPPAVQMEKRDGYRRTPTDEEYLRDAVGAFNAAGYYFHFGFCKYRCRYCFHYELLTRHNDELMSRYVDALSLEMRHVRELTPKLKPALYFLGGGTPTALPVHLLERFLKNLVTHFGPPRTSMSTVEAKPVTASDDKLRALVQAGFRRINFGVQTLDPELYAFHHQKEDMRVALDAIERARKLGFEYINIDIMTGLERQTPESWQKTLTEIERLATSGAVDSVFIYPYHDDPRSGTYGKPGAVPSIVQTAHSDAQARALFTRLGWKELGARFYRAPRHVRREILELAKLRVNPAYGEVLYHGLGNSSFSIGDRATFLNHRDVQDYCAAVEKGGLGIAYWRTLDNAQRATRDVTFDLLYSPFTRVRSRARKYGAETMAHHRKQLERWAELGLGEENWLLGTFSLSPLGKLVHQQLIPQHYLAEDRRELEETMQRRQQEGRRYRGY; this comes from the coding sequence ATGGATCGGATGAAGGTCTTCAGGTTCGACGAGTCCCTGGACGTGAACACCGCGACAGAGAGCGAGCTCGGGGCGAGGCTGGAGCGGCTCTGGGACAAAGCGCCGGAGCTGCGGCCTCGGCCGGAGATGCACGACTACCAGCTCACCTACCCGCCCGCGGTGCAGATGGAGAAGCGGGACGGCTACCGGCGCACACCCACGGACGAGGAATACCTGCGCGACGCGGTGGGAGCGTTCAACGCGGCCGGGTATTACTTCCATTTTGGCTTCTGCAAGTACCGTTGCCGCTACTGCTTCCACTACGAGCTGCTGACGCGGCACAACGATGAGCTGATGTCGCGGTACGTGGATGCGCTCTCGCTGGAAATGCGGCACGTCCGGGAGCTGACGCCGAAGCTGAAGCCCGCGCTGTACTTCCTGGGAGGCGGCACCCCGACGGCCCTGCCAGTGCACCTGCTGGAGCGGTTCCTGAAGAACCTGGTGACGCACTTCGGCCCGCCGCGCACGTCGATGAGCACGGTGGAGGCCAAGCCGGTGACGGCGTCGGATGACAAGCTCCGGGCTCTGGTCCAGGCGGGCTTCCGGCGCATCAACTTCGGGGTGCAGACGCTGGATCCGGAGCTCTACGCTTTCCACCACCAGAAGGAGGACATGCGGGTCGCCCTGGATGCGATCGAGCGGGCCCGGAAGCTCGGTTTCGAGTACATCAACATCGACATCATGACGGGGCTGGAGCGGCAAACGCCCGAGTCCTGGCAGAAGACGCTCACGGAGATCGAGCGGCTGGCGACGAGCGGCGCAGTGGACAGCGTCTTCATCTACCCGTACCACGACGATCCGCGCAGCGGCACGTACGGGAAGCCCGGGGCAGTCCCCTCCATCGTGCAGACAGCGCACAGCGACGCGCAGGCGCGGGCGCTGTTCACGCGGCTGGGCTGGAAGGAGCTGGGCGCGAGGTTCTACAGGGCGCCTCGGCACGTGCGGCGCGAGATCCTGGAGCTGGCGAAGCTGCGAGTGAACCCGGCCTACGGCGAGGTGCTGTACCACGGGCTGGGCAACTCCAGCTTCTCGATCGGGGATCGGGCGACGTTCCTGAACCACCGGGACGTGCAGGACTACTGCGCGGCGGTGGAGAAAGGCGGCCTGGGCATCGCGTACTGGCGGACGCTGGATAACGCCCAACGGGCAACGCGGGACGTGACGTTCGACCTGCTCTACAGCCCGTTCACGCGGGTACGCTCACGGGCGAGGAAGTACGGGGCGGAGACGATGGCGCACCACCGCAAGCAGCTGGAGCGGTGGGCCGAGCTGGGCCTGGGCGAAGAGAACTGGCTGCTGGGCACGTTCTCGCTGTCACCGCTCGGCAAGCTGGTGCACCAGCAGCTCATCCCCCAGCACTACCTGGCCGAGGATCGCCGCGAGCTGGAAGAGACGATGCAGCGGCGCCAGCAAGAAGGCCGCCGCTACCGAGGCTACTGA
- a CDS encoding beta strand repeat-containing protein, protein MSSRPLLSGVYVALTALLVFAAGCHEDPPPPPSEQPDATRSQVQVSRSSNVLANGRDVVTLTVKVVKADGAALAGRTVKLEISGDGAIVAPASGQTNPEGVMTATLVSTQAGLKKVKASVETDGGPVVLTSQPTVEFIEVPAAKLAFLNTSIQGTAGAPLSPAVEVELQDAEGRRVPGSTASVTVALATGPSDTLEGTLTVAAVDGVARFSDLVIQQVGTGYSLRATSGTLTEATSPSFAVTAAQAAVLELTGLPNSLVAGSSAEVQVTLKDALGNVATGYTGTVRFTSTDGAAVLPSDYTFTAADAGQKTFSAVELRTAGSQSLTATDTVTASLTGTQSTTVSPAAATSLSLSAPASATAGSAFSVTVTARDAFSNAATGYTGTVSFSSDDTRAALPGSYTFTAADTGAHTFSVTLGTTGSQPVRVTDGTRNANATVTVTPGAATSLSLAAPLTVMADGPFNVTVTLRDASGNVATGYTGTVSFSSDDTRATLPGSYTFTAADAGAHTFSVILGTAGSQPLRVTDGTRNANATVTVTPATAATLSLSAPASATAGSPFSVTVTMRDTSGNVATGYTGTVHFTSTDGAAVLPADYTFTAADSGQKTFSTVELRTAGAQSLTAADRVTTTLTDTRSTTVSAAAASSLSLSAPASAPSGSAFDVTVTARDAFSNVAAGYTGTVSFSSDDTRAGLPTSYTFTAADAGSHTFSVTLGTAGDQPVRVTDGTRNASATVNVTSGAAATLSLSVPSTATAGSAFSVMVTLRDGAGNVATGYTGTVRFTSTDAAAVLPGDYTFTAGDAGQKTFSTVELRTAGSQSLTATDTVTATMTDTRSTTVSPGAAASLSLSAPASATAGSAFNVTVLARDAFNNVATGYTGAVSFSSDDTRAALPSSYTFTAADAGSHTFSVTLGTVGSQPVRVTDGTRNASATVTVNPGVAASLSLSAPASATAGSAFNVTVTVRDASGNVATGYTGAVSFSSDDTRATLPGSYTFTAADAGSHAFSVTLGTTGSQPVRVTDGTLNASTTVSVTPAAAATLSLSVPASATAGSPFNVTVTLRDSFGNVATGYTGTVHFTSTDGASVLPADSTFTAADAGQKTFSTVELRTAGSQSLTATDTVTATMTDTRSTTVSPGAAASLSLSAPASTTAGSPFAVTVTARDAFNNVATGYTGTVSFSSDDTRATLPGSYTFTAANAGSRAFSVTLGTVGSQPVRVTDGTRNASATVTVTPGAASNLTLSAPASATAGSAFNVTVTARDASGNIATGYNGMVSFTSTDPAAVLPGIYLFTPGDAGVASVSVELRTAGNRTITATDTLDAGLTHTVAVAVSAGAPAQLAFTTQPQSGTVRATLATVRVEIRDAYGNTSTASSPSVTVSLTGGNPASTLSGTRTVSPASGVATFSSLSIDQEGTGFQLVAAATGLTGATSTAFQIVDNLAPAAAVLTATQASSSSIQVSWTAVGDDGTLGTAASHDLRYATAPITNDAQFTAATPVSLAAPQPPGSAESATVTGLNLTSTYYFALKVFDGAGNSSLSNSPGAGGSDPCASVTCTPPATTCSANGRSVVTYTSACVDSGGVGVCQNTPTSTLCASNQTCNAGACVPVTAASQQGQIIISEFSALGAEFIELRNTTATAIDVRGYTLRNIAGQEVDIRAPNDPNGTGSTPVQVPANGVLYGIPNPSSSVPGGVGFIYGAPGTSFALADTGDALALYAAPPAGNLQDLVDFRTFVTNPNTPLTASAFVGFSGSSTQLEPTTSTAAGNDTATNWCVSFYPNGARGSRVTNTAGALNGSCKVAVINEVIIDPPGTDDQKSFVELAGPGGAVIGGAKITDVEGLGGTAGALNADGDLSTGETDGEFTLPAGTRFPADGILLVADANSSVTSTQVVGFTPGVDVLARDMDVENSGGDSIQLVSATGTLLDAVGHDANGATLATNVAYNGLALYETATALTPTTPAGTAAPSLARNTLSTDTDNNRNDFRADPTPTPGSPNDALNLTVSTLFPDDGPATAGASSVLVTGTDISPGFRAAFGANPSQPCTVASPTSATCSVVSNTGNAVARVNVTFSNPASVGTPNFVLPSGFTYTGNENETNSMLEADYCNLQFPASFSVPSNTATPLLYGRIFETSITESMGAPSGILAEVGYGNNGTDPRSTNSWKFFSANYNVQVGNDDEFSGSFTAPTVASNTNFSYTFRFSQDNGLKWTYCDLNGAGSNTGMNFETTQMGVMTVTP, encoded by the coding sequence ATGTCATCTCGTCCCCTGTTGTCCGGAGTGTATGTCGCGCTGACCGCGCTGCTGGTCTTTGCAGCCGGCTGTCATGAAGATCCGCCGCCGCCGCCCAGCGAGCAGCCGGATGCGACGCGCTCGCAGGTGCAGGTGAGCCGCAGCTCCAACGTGCTGGCCAACGGACGGGACGTCGTCACCCTCACCGTGAAGGTGGTGAAGGCGGATGGTGCGGCGCTGGCGGGCCGCACGGTGAAGCTGGAGATCAGCGGGGACGGCGCGATCGTCGCGCCGGCCTCGGGCCAGACCAACCCGGAAGGGGTGATGACGGCGACCCTGGTCTCCACCCAGGCCGGGCTCAAGAAGGTGAAGGCCTCGGTGGAAACGGACGGTGGACCGGTGGTGCTGACCTCCCAGCCCACCGTCGAGTTCATCGAGGTCCCAGCGGCGAAGCTGGCCTTCCTCAACACGAGCATTCAGGGCACGGCGGGCGCCCCGTTGAGCCCGGCCGTAGAGGTGGAGCTCCAGGATGCCGAGGGCCGTCGCGTCCCAGGCAGCACGGCCTCGGTGACCGTGGCCCTGGCGACAGGGCCTTCGGACACGCTGGAAGGCACGCTCACGGTGGCGGCCGTGGATGGGGTCGCGCGCTTCAGCGATCTCGTCATCCAACAGGTGGGGACGGGCTACTCGCTGCGAGCCACCTCGGGAACGCTGACGGAGGCCACCAGTCCTTCCTTCGCGGTGACTGCCGCGCAAGCGGCGGTGCTGGAGCTGACAGGGCTTCCGAACAGCCTCGTCGCAGGGAGTTCGGCGGAGGTCCAGGTGACGCTGAAGGATGCCTTGGGCAACGTGGCCACCGGCTACACGGGCACGGTGCGCTTCACCTCCACGGATGGGGCGGCGGTGCTCCCGAGCGACTACACCTTCACGGCGGCCGACGCGGGGCAGAAGACGTTCAGCGCGGTGGAGCTGCGCACGGCGGGGTCCCAGTCCCTCACGGCCACGGATACGGTGACTGCCTCGCTGACGGGCACTCAGAGCACCACGGTCTCCCCTGCTGCGGCCACCAGCCTGAGCCTCTCGGCCCCGGCCTCCGCCACCGCGGGCAGTGCCTTCAGCGTCACGGTCACGGCGCGCGACGCGTTCAGCAACGCGGCCACCGGCTACACGGGCACCGTGTCCTTCAGTTCGGATGACACGCGTGCGGCGCTGCCGGGCAGCTACACCTTCACGGCCGCCGATACGGGGGCGCACACCTTCAGCGTCACTTTGGGCACGACGGGCTCTCAGCCGGTGCGCGTCACCGACGGCACGCGCAACGCCAACGCCACCGTCACCGTCACTCCGGGCGCCGCCACCAGCCTGAGCCTCGCTGCGCCCCTCACCGTCATGGCGGACGGCCCCTTCAACGTCACCGTCACGCTGCGGGACGCCTCCGGCAACGTGGCCACCGGCTACACCGGCACGGTCTCCTTCAGCTCGGACGATACGCGCGCAACGCTGCCGGGCAGCTACACCTTCACGGCCGCCGATGCGGGGGCGCACACCTTCAGCGTCATCCTGGGCACGGCGGGCTCCCAGCCGCTCCGTGTGACCGACGGCACGCGCAACGCCAACGCCACTGTCACCGTCACACCGGCTACCGCTGCCACCCTGAGCCTCTCGGCTCCGGCCTCCGCTACGGCGGGCTCGCCCTTCTCCGTAACGGTCACGATGCGGGATACCTCCGGCAACGTGGCCACCGGCTACACCGGCACGGTGCACTTCACCTCCACGGACGGGGCGGCGGTGCTTCCGGCGGACTACACGTTCACGGCGGCCGACTCGGGGCAGAAGACATTCAGCACGGTGGAGTTGCGCACGGCGGGGGCTCAGTCCCTCACGGCCGCCGATCGGGTGACCACGACGCTGACGGATACCCGCAGCACCACGGTCTCCGCGGCCGCGGCCTCCAGCTTGAGCCTCTCCGCCCCGGCCTCTGCCCCCTCGGGCAGTGCCTTCGATGTCACGGTCACGGCCCGTGACGCGTTCAGCAACGTGGCCGCCGGCTACACGGGCACTGTCTCCTTCAGCTCCGATGACACACGCGCCGGGCTGCCCACCAGCTACACCTTCACGGCCGCCGACGCAGGCAGCCATACCTTCAGTGTCACCCTGGGCACGGCAGGCGACCAACCGGTGCGCGTCACCGATGGCACGCGCAACGCCAGCGCCACTGTGAACGTCACCTCGGGGGCCGCCGCCACCCTGAGCCTCTCGGTCCCCTCCACCGCCACGGCAGGCAGTGCCTTCTCCGTGATGGTGACGCTGCGGGATGGCGCGGGCAACGTGGCCACCGGCTACACGGGCACGGTGCGCTTCACCTCCACAGACGCGGCGGCAGTGCTTCCAGGCGATTACACCTTCACCGCCGGCGACGCGGGGCAGAAGACGTTCAGCACGGTGGAGTTGCGCACGGCGGGGTCCCAGTCCCTCACGGCCACGGACACAGTGACCGCGACGATGACGGACACCCGCAGCACCACGGTCTCCCCTGGCGCGGCCGCCAGCCTGAGCCTCTCGGCCCCGGCCTCCGCCACCGCGGGCAGCGCCTTCAACGTCACCGTGCTGGCGCGCGACGCGTTCAACAACGTGGCCACCGGCTACACGGGTGCCGTGTCCTTCAGCTCGGATGACACGCGCGCGGCGCTGCCGAGCAGCTACACCTTCACGGCCGCCGACGCGGGCAGCCACACCTTCAGCGTCACCCTGGGCACGGTGGGCTCCCAGCCGGTGCGCGTCACCGACGGCACGCGCAACGCCAGTGCCACCGTCACCGTCAACCCGGGCGTCGCCGCCAGCCTGAGCCTCTCCGCCCCAGCCTCCGCCACCGCGGGCAGCGCCTTCAACGTCACGGTCACGGTCCGTGATGCCTCCGGCAACGTGGCCACCGGCTACACGGGCGCCGTGTCCTTCAGCTCGGATGACACGCGCGCGACGCTGCCGGGCAGCTACACCTTCACGGCAGCCGACGCAGGCAGCCACGCCTTCAGCGTCACCTTGGGTACGACGGGCAGCCAGCCCGTCCGGGTGACGGATGGCACACTCAACGCCAGCACCACCGTGAGTGTCACCCCAGCCGCCGCCGCGACCTTAAGCCTTTCGGTCCCGGCCTCTGCCACTGCGGGCAGCCCCTTCAACGTCACTGTCACGCTGCGAGACAGCTTCGGCAACGTGGCCACCGGCTACACGGGCACGGTGCACTTCACCTCGACGGATGGAGCGTCGGTGCTCCCGGCGGACTCCACCTTCACGGCCGCGGACGCGGGGCAGAAGACGTTCAGCACGGTGGAACTGCGCACGGCGGGGTCTCAGTCCCTCACGGCCACGGACACAGTGACCGCGACGATGACGGACACCCGCAGCACCACGGTCTCCCCTGGCGCGGCCGCCAGCCTGAGCCTCTCGGCCCCGGCCTCCACCACCGCGGGCAGTCCCTTCGCGGTCACAGTGACAGCGCGCGACGCGTTCAACAACGTGGCCACCGGCTACACGGGCACCGTGTCCTTCAGCTCGGATGACACGCGCGCGACGCTGCCGGGCAGCTACACCTTCACGGCCGCCAACGCGGGCAGCCGCGCCTTCAGCGTCACCTTGGGCACGGTGGGCTCCCAGCCGGTGCGCGTCACCGACGGCACGCGCAACGCCAGCGCCACCGTCACCGTCACTCCGGGCGCCGCCTCGAACCTGACCCTCTCGGCCCCAGCCTCTGCCACCGCGGGCAGCGCCTTCAACGTCACGGTCACGGCCCGCGATGCCTCCGGCAACATCGCCACCGGCTACAACGGCATGGTGTCCTTCACCTCGACCGATCCGGCCGCGGTGCTGCCGGGCATCTACCTCTTCACGCCGGGAGACGCGGGCGTGGCCTCCGTGTCCGTGGAGCTGCGCACTGCGGGGAACCGCACCATCACCGCGACGGACACCCTCGATGCGGGGCTCACGCACACCGTGGCGGTGGCGGTCTCGGCCGGTGCTCCGGCGCAGCTCGCGTTCACCACGCAGCCACAGAGCGGCACCGTGCGCGCGACCCTGGCCACGGTGCGTGTGGAGATCAGGGATGCCTACGGCAACACCTCCACTGCCTCGAGCCCCTCCGTGACGGTGAGCCTCACGGGCGGCAACCCTGCCTCTACGCTGAGTGGGACACGGACCGTCTCACCGGCCAGTGGCGTGGCCACGTTCTCGTCTCTCTCCATCGACCAGGAGGGCACGGGCTTCCAGCTCGTGGCCGCCGCCACGGGCCTGACGGGGGCCACGAGCACGGCTTTCCAGATCGTGGACAACCTGGCTCCGGCCGCGGCGGTCCTCACCGCCACACAGGCCTCGTCCTCCAGCATCCAGGTGTCGTGGACGGCGGTGGGCGATGACGGCACCCTGGGCACCGCCGCGAGCCACGATCTGCGCTACGCCACCGCTCCCATCACCAACGATGCGCAGTTCACCGCGGCCACGCCCGTTTCCCTGGCCGCGCCTCAGCCCCCGGGGAGCGCCGAGTCGGCCACCGTCACGGGACTGAACCTCACGTCCACGTACTACTTCGCGCTCAAGGTCTTCGACGGGGCGGGCAACTCCAGCCTCTCGAACAGCCCCGGCGCGGGCGGCTCGGATCCCTGCGCGTCCGTCACGTGCACGCCGCCGGCCACAACGTGCTCGGCCAATGGCCGGAGCGTCGTCACCTACACCTCGGCGTGCGTGGACTCCGGAGGCGTGGGCGTCTGCCAAAACACCCCGACAAGCACGCTGTGCGCTTCGAACCAGACCTGCAACGCCGGCGCGTGCGTGCCAGTTACCGCGGCCAGCCAGCAGGGCCAGATCATCATCAGTGAGTTCAGCGCCCTCGGCGCGGAGTTCATCGAGTTGCGCAACACCACGGCCACGGCCATCGACGTGCGGGGCTACACGCTGCGCAACATCGCAGGCCAGGAGGTGGATATCCGCGCTCCGAACGACCCGAACGGCACGGGCTCCACCCCGGTGCAGGTGCCCGCCAACGGCGTGCTCTACGGCATCCCCAACCCGTCCAGCTCTGTCCCGGGAGGCGTGGGCTTCATCTACGGCGCGCCGGGCACCTCCTTCGCGCTGGCGGACACAGGGGACGCGCTCGCGCTCTACGCGGCGCCTCCGGCGGGCAACCTGCAGGACCTGGTGGACTTCCGCACCTTCGTCACCAACCCGAACACGCCACTGACGGCGAGCGCCTTCGTGGGCTTCTCCGGCAGCTCCACCCAGCTGGAACCCACCACATCCACGGCGGCTGGCAACGACACGGCCACCAACTGGTGCGTGAGCTTCTACCCGAACGGGGCTCGCGGCTCGCGCGTCACGAACACGGCGGGCGCTCTCAACGGCAGCTGCAAGGTGGCCGTCATCAACGAAGTCATCATCGATCCGCCGGGCACGGACGATCAGAAGTCCTTCGTGGAGCTGGCCGGCCCGGGTGGAGCCGTCATCGGCGGAGCAAAGATCACGGACGTGGAAGGTCTCGGGGGCACGGCGGGCGCACTGAATGCGGATGGAGATCTCAGCACGGGCGAGACGGACGGCGAGTTCACCCTCCCCGCCGGCACACGCTTCCCTGCGGATGGCATCCTGCTGGTGGCGGACGCGAACTCGTCGGTGACCTCGACTCAGGTGGTGGGCTTCACGCCGGGAGTGGACGTCCTGGCCCGGGACATGGACGTGGAGAACTCCGGAGGAGACTCCATCCAACTGGTCTCCGCCACGGGCACCCTGCTCGATGCGGTGGGCCATGACGCCAACGGCGCCACCCTGGCCACCAACGTGGCCTACAACGGCCTGGCCCTGTACGAGACGGCCACCGCGCTGACACCCACGACGCCAGCCGGCACTGCGGCCCCCTCGCTCGCTCGCAATACGCTGAGCACGGACACCGACAACAACCGCAACGACTTCCGGGCGGATCCCACGCCCACGCCTGGCTCGCCCAATGACGCCCTCAACCTCACCGTCTCCACGTTGTTCCCGGACGACGGACCGGCCACCGCGGGAGCCTCCAGCGTCCTGGTGACCGGAACGGATATCTCTCCGGGGTTCCGGGCGGCGTTCGGAGCCAACCCTTCGCAGCCCTGCACGGTGGCCAGCCCCACCTCCGCCACCTGTAGCGTGGTGAGCAACACTGGCAACGCCGTGGCGAGGGTGAACGTGACGTTCTCCAACCCGGCGAGCGTGGGGACTCCCAACTTCGTCCTCCCCAGCGGATTCACCTACACGGGCAACGAGAACGAGACGAACAGCATGCTGGAGGCGGACTACTGCAACCTCCAGTTCCCCGCGAGCTTCTCGGTGCCGTCCAACACGGCGACACCGCTGCTCTACGGCCGCATCTTCGAGACGAGCATCACCGAGTCCATGGGAGCGCCCTCGGGCATCCTGGCCGAGGTGGGCTATGGCAACAACGGCACGGACCCGCGAAGCACCAACTCGTGGAAGTTCTTCTCCGCGAACTACAACGTGCAGGTCGGCAACGATGATGAGTTCTCAGGCTCGTTCACGGCGCCCACCGTGGCGTCGAACACGAACTTCTCGTACACATTCCGGTTCAGCCAGGACAACGGGCTGAAATGGACCTACTGCGACCTGAACGGAGCGGGCTCCAACACGGGCATGAACTTCGAGACGACGCAGATGGGTGTGATGACGGTCACTCCCTAA